From a region of the Hypanus sabinus isolate sHypSab1 chromosome 2, sHypSab1.hap1, whole genome shotgun sequence genome:
- the LOC132382499 gene encoding uncharacterized protein LOC132382499 translates to MKMSRAKSQKNRIDGLFGNFHNANMVFISLVVVLCLVNVRLAPIQGEVYSVVQLTSKFVADDPLTNTDVNCTCAVTRSISKKADDAVSKDRDLTYENLSEIFLPSVLHQDLGSEEDEKGLSLSRDEFTVEQSRDSEIAAIKETALTEEEVQRESVGYYLKDGVLLRKWISPTVPASEDWAIEHQVVVPKVYRAENLNMAHGMPLGGRFGVRKTVNRIMKEFYWPNLREDVVNFCKTVVKTLIKFFTLVGLPKEIQSDQGSNFTSKTIEGIVKELRAKHIVSPLTLLRDQWSDQNVSMSMLSYVLELKARLNKACDLAKQNLQHSQINMKHGGERVLGLFPLLTNPLQVRFSGPYEIITKIDVLNYVIRAPD, encoded by the coding sequence ATGAAGATGAGTCGAGCTAAAAGCCAAAAGAACAGAATAGATGGATTGTTTGGGAATTTTCATAATGCAAACATGGTCTTCATAAGCTTAGTGGTGGTACTGTGTTTGGTAAACGTTAGGTTGGCACCTATCCAGGGTGAAGTTTATTCAGTAGTACAGCTAACAAGCAAGTTTGTGGCTGATGACCCACTCACAAATACTGATGTGAACTGCACATGCGCAGTAACCCGAAGCATATCTAAAAAGGCTGATGATGCAGTTAGCAAAGACAGGGATTTAACTTATGAGAATTTGTCCGAGATTTTTCTACCTTCCGTGTTACATcaggatctgggtagtgaggaggATGAGAAAGGTTTGTCCTTGTCCAGGGAtgaatttacagtggaacaaagtCGAGATTCTGAAATTGCTGCGATAAAGGAGACAGCTCTCACAGAAGAAGAGGTTCAGAGAGAGTCAGTAGGATATTATCTGAAGGATGGGGTGTTACTGAGGAAGTGGATATCACCTACTGTGCCTGCAAGTGAGGACTGGGCCATTGAACATCAAGTTGTGGTCCCGAAAGTTTACAGAGCTGAGAATTTAAACATGGCTCATGGTATGCCTTTAGGTGGACGCTTTGGAGTGAGGAAGACAGTAAACAGGATCATGaaggaattctactggcctaatttaagAGAGGATGTTGTGAACTTTTGCAAGACTGTGGTAAAAACCCTTATAAAATTTTTCACACTGGTAGGTCTACCTAAAGAAATCCAATCTGACCAGGGTAGTAACTTTACTTCGAAAACAATCGAGGGGATAGTTAAAGAGTTGAGAGCTAAGCACATTGTGTCACCTTTGACCCTACTCAGAGATCAATGGTCAGATCAGAATGTGAGTATGAGCATGCTTAGTTATGTTTTGGAACTCAAAGCTAGACTTAACAAGGCTTGTGACCTTGCGAAGCAGAATTTACAGCACTCTCAGATAAACATGAAACATGGGGGAGAAAGGGTCTTGGGGCTGTTCCCTCTGCTTACCAACCCCCTTCAAGTGAGATTTAGTGGACCATATGAAATAATTACGAAAATTGATgttttgaattatgttattagAGCTCCTGATTGA